AAATCGTCAGGTAATAATAGTTCTAAAGCAAAAGTATTAGCCTCTATTTCTATTTTATCCGTAGAAAAAAGAGTGTGTTTTTTTAAAAACGAAGTGTTGATATCTTCATGTTGAATGTAGTGACCTAATTCGTGACCGCAAATAAAAATCTGTAATTTCCTATCAGCATTTTCATTAATGTGAATCATAGGTACTCTAAAATGCTTATTATAGTACCCAAACGTATTCCCTAAAGGTTCGAACACAATAAGTACACCCATATACTCAGCGAGCTTGAAAGGGTCATTAGTCCCGTATTTTTCAATTAACTGATTAACAATTGACTTTATCAACATGGCACCCACACTCCCACTAATCTCTATATTTTTTAGGGGTGAATTTCTGTTTTGCTACACGTTTAGCTAGTCTTAACGAATTTTCTAAGCTAGATATTAATAACTCTCTATCTTCTAATTCTTCTTCACTTAACTCATCAAGAGTTCTACCATCGAATGCAGCATGCCCACCCTTAGATAGTCCTTCGACCATTTTTTGAAGCTCTTCTTGTATAGATCGTTCATCTTTCTCTGTTAAATCGTAGTAACGCTTCTTGTCAGTGCGACCTAATAGGTAGTCAGTGCTTACATCAAAGTAGTCTGCAATTGTTTCTAATTTATCTGCACCAGGAGTTTGTGTTTTTAGACGGTACAATGTATTTTTTGAGTAACCTAATGATTCTTCTAATTCGTTAATCGAGATTTTTCTTTCTTTACATAGATTTTTTATTATCTCAAACGTTGTCATATCAACCATCCTCAAAAGCATGTCAAATATTTTTAAACTTTTTGCATAAAAATCATTGACTTTTTTTATACTTATAGTTTAATATTACTGACATAAGCTAAGTTATTCGCTAAAAGACAATAGAAAAGACAACCTATAAGAACACAACTATTGCGTTGGGGAACGGATAAAGTGTTGGTTTCACAGGCTTTTTAAAGTCTTATTTAGCTATGTTTATATATTAAACTATTCGACTAAAATTAGTCAACAAAATTAGCGAATAATTTAGCTTGATACTTCCAATTAGTTGAAGAACTGTTGTGCCAAGCCAATGACGGTATGAATTATTCGGACTTATAGCTGATATGACGGTAGCAACGTTAATAAATTTTGAAAGGAGGCTAAGGTATGTCAGAAGAGTTAGGTGCACAAGTACGTTCGGAACTATTCAAACGTAAGATGAGCCAAAAGGATTTAGCAGAAATGATAGGCATTTCA
This DNA window, taken from Lysinibacillus sp. FSL M8-0337, encodes the following:
- a CDS encoding ImmA/IrrE family metallo-endopeptidase gives rise to the protein MLIKSIVNQLIEKYGTNDPFKLAEYMGVLIVFEPLGNTFGYYNKHFRVPMIHINENADRKLQIFICGHELGHYIQHEDINTSFLKKHTLFSTDKIEIEANTFALELLLPDDLFLEQNDSSFTIYDAIEEKGVPLELLSLKTIDGKKFLP
- a CDS encoding helix-turn-helix transcriptional regulator, whose translation is MTTFEIIKNLCKERKISINELEESLGYSKNTLYRLKTQTPGADKLETIADYFDVSTDYLLGRTDKKRYYDLTEKDERSIQEELQKMVEGLSKGGHAAFDGRTLDELSEEELEDRELLISSLENSLRLAKRVAKQKFTPKKYRD
- a CDS encoding helix-turn-helix transcriptional regulator, encoding MSEELGAQVRSELFKRKMSQKDLAEMIGISTVYLSDIIRGRKDGPKAQEHIKHIRKILDI